The following nucleotide sequence is from Pseudomonas sp. S09G 359.
GCCGCTCATTATCGTCACGTACGTCATAGCTGGCGGTGGTCTGGATGTTGGTGTGGTGCGCCAGCTTTTGCGCGATCGACAGGTCATGCTCCTCGATCACGCGGGTAATGAACGAGCGACGGAAGTCATGGGGCATGATTTTTACGCCCACCTGCTCGCCACGCTGGCGCGCGATGTAGTAGATCGCGTGCTTGGTGATGCGCTCGCGGGTTATATGGCTGCCCCGGCGGATACGGTTGAACAGGAAGCTGTCGTCCTGTTCGCCCTCTTTGAGCTGCTCACGCCGAAACGCCAGCCACGCCTGCAATTTGGCGAAGGCCCAGTCGGGCGCGTATTTGATCAGTTCCTTATTGCCCTTGCCGATCACCCGCAAGCTGCGTTCGTCGAAGTTGATCTGGGCCAAGTCAAGGTTGACCGATTCGGACTTGCGCATGCCGGAGCCATACAAAATACCGATCACCGCCGCGTCCCGCAGGCCCTGCGGGCGTGGGTCGGCCGCGCAAACGTCCATCATTTCGCGGATCAGCGTGCGGCGCAGGTTACGGCCCTTGCCCAGGCGGCTGCCGGCGGCGGCCTTGACCATGCGCATGCGCAACAGGTGTTCCTGGCTGATCAGGTTCAATCGCCAGGCTTCGTTCATGACCCCGCGCACCGCATTCACGTACAGCGACGAGGTATTCGGCGCATAACCGTCCTCGCGCAAGGCCGCAACCAGGGCGATCACGTGTTCAGGTTGCAGCAGGTGCCAGGCAATGTCTTCGAGGTTGATGTCCTCGAAGCCCAGGCGGTCGGCGGCGTCTTGCAGCACGTAGCGCATGGTCAGTTGGCTGGAGGGAGCCAGGCGGGTGAGATAAAGGGTCAGAGGGTCGCGGATAGACTCAGTCAAGGTAAATCAGCCTTTGGATTAAATACCTCGAGCAAGCCATTGTTTAATCGAGGTATTTAGTGAATTGGCGAAGGCTGAGTCTATCCCAGGTGCAGCCTGGGTACCAAATCACGGCGCGATATCTTCCTCTTCGACCGGGTCTTGCGGCTGGGTCTGGGTCTGGCTCCATTCGGTGTCCTGCTTCTGCATCAGCGCGAACCAGTGCTGGCGCATAAAGGTCAGGTAAGCCTCCGGGGCCTTGGCAAAATCCTTCTCATCGCCATAACAACCCGGCAATGGCAGCTCGGTGCCCTGCTCCTTGTACTGGCTGACCAACGCCTGCTGGCCGGCAATGCTGCAATCCTTGGGCAGCGGCATGCCGCGTAGCGCCCCGGCCTCTTCGTCCCACCAACTGGCGCCCACTCGGTCGACGCCGCGCAGGCGGAACTTCTGGGATTTGCCCACATGCATGATCAGCTTGAACTCATTGGGGCTGACATCGCTGGTGCAGGTGCGCGAATAACCCACGGTGGCCTGGGTGACCCCGTCGCCGGCGAGGTCGGTAACCTTGGTGGCGGCCATGTCGAAGCGCAGCGCTGCGTCGAATTCGCAATGCTGCACATCGTCGTAGAGCATCCACACGCGCTTGGGGCGATT
It contains:
- the xerC gene encoding tyrosine recombinase XerC, translating into MTESIRDPLTLYLTRLAPSSQLTMRYVLQDAADRLGFEDINLEDIAWHLLQPEHVIALVAALREDGYAPNTSSLYVNAVRGVMNEAWRLNLISQEHLLRMRMVKAAAGSRLGKGRNLRRTLIREMMDVCAADPRPQGLRDAAVIGILYGSGMRKSESVNLDLAQINFDERSLRVIGKGNKELIKYAPDWAFAKLQAWLAFRREQLKEGEQDDSFLFNRIRRGSHITRERITKHAIYYIARQRGEQVGVKIMPHDFRRSFITRVIEEHDLSIAQKLAHHTNIQTTASYDVRDDNERRRAVDRFDL
- a CDS encoding M949_RS01915 family surface polysaccharide biosynthesis protein: MNSVQLLRGQLRPVLMGLLMTVACVTTVRADEGVALTSIDQVPDGVEVRGKQIAAYTWDDQQGKNLLVLAEQVSERDDDGTQSAFVYAAQYLIDGNRPKRVWMLYDDVQHCEFDAALRFDMAATKVTDLAGDGVTQATVGYSRTCTSDVSPNEFKLIMHVGKSQKFRLRGVDRVGASWWDEEAGALRGMPLPKDCSIAGQQALVSQYKEQGTELPLPGCYGDEKDFAKAPEAYLTFMRQHWFALMQKQDTEWSQTQTQPQDPVEEEDIAP